In a single window of the Necator americanus strain Aroian chromosome X, whole genome shotgun sequence genome:
- a CDS encoding hypothetical protein (NECATOR_CHRX.G24347.T1) produces the protein MERRKSYTAAFKLDAVNYRDLHGTLAAASHFEVTEAMIRKWVVDRQNLQEMPATKRARRYKKPSVEEVEDAIYNWVVKKREENRAVTVKEIRTKAKELAEEHCHQNFKASAHWCILFMARKKLSVRRRTSVVEVWNKRENHNSDPDRSLLIFDSARCHVTDEVKQFCQQYGKIAVIPGGLTKILQPLDVGINKPFKDHLKAGWEKWMRDEAKATYTKSGIRRRMSYEEAAFLVSESFQSISSDVIQHSFEKALCDLENLKNDFAMMNINDDDEVEIGKV, from the coding sequence ATGGAACGTCGTAAATCGTATACAGCAGCTTTCAAGCTAGACGCCGTCAATTATCGTGATTTGCATGGAACCTTGGCAGCGGCTAGTCATTTTGAAGTCACTGAAGCAATGATAAGAAAGTGGGTTGTTGATCGACAAAATCTTCAAGAGATGCCAGCAACGAAGAGAGCCCGACGATACAAAAAACCAAGcgttgaagaagttgaagatgcCATCTACAACTGGGTTgtcaaaaaacgagaagaaaatagagctgtcacggtgaaagaaataaggaccAAAGCAAAGGAATTAGCAGAAGAGCATTGtcaccaaaattttaaagcatctgCGCATTGGTGCATCCTGTTTATGGCGCGAAAAAAGCTCTCTgtacgaagaagaacaagtgtCGTTGAAGTAtggaacaaaagagaaaatcacaattccGACCCTGATCGCTCtttgctgatatttgattctgCTCGTTGCCACGTAACTGATGAAGTGAAACAATTTTGTCAACAATATGGCAAAATTGCCGTAATACCAGGAGGATTGACCAAAATATTGCAACCCTTAGACGTCGGCATCAACAAACCGTTTAAAGACCACTTGAAAGCTGGCTGGGAAAAATGGATGAGAGATGAAGCTAAAGCAACTTAcacaaaaagtggaataagGAGAAGGATGAGCTACGAAGAAGCTGCATTTTTAGTTAGCGAAAGTTTTCAATCCATTTCATCTGATGTTATTCAacatagttttgaaaaagcattgtgtgatttggaaaatctcaaaaacgattttgccatgatgaatataaacgatgatgacgaagtagaaattggaaaagtttaG